The Belonocnema kinseyi isolate 2016_QV_RU_SX_M_011 chromosome 1, B_treatae_v1, whole genome shotgun sequence genomic interval TGagattctcgaattggaaaatttccaaataaaagcaTTCCCGTAACATAACattcccaaacaataaaattaaaaaaaatataattcccaaCATTGGAAAATTCCGcaattggaaaattcatgtattaaataatttcagaataataaaatttccaaatataaaattcccgattaataaaatttccaataataaaatatctgaattatatcattcccgaatagtaaaattcctgaaaaacaaaattcccgacactgtataattcttgaattggaaaactcacgaataataaaattttcgaggagtttataatattaccgagttggaaaattcctgattaataaaattcctgaattggaataattcccgaataataaaatttccaaatactaaaattcccgaataataaaatttcggcataacaaaattcccgaattatataATTCGAGACCCTGTcaaatttctgaattggaaaaataGTGAATGacattcccaaataatgaaattctctaataataaaattcctgaattgttgcattcccgaataataaaattccagaattctaacatttccgaataatgaaattcccgaaactGTAAACTTCTCTCAttgaaaaatgcccaaataataacatttccgtAGGATAGcattcccaaaaaatgaaattccggGATTATagcattcccgaataataaaattttcgagaaacaaaattcccgaattaggaaatttctaaataaaaccaTTCCCGTAGCATAACATTcccaaacaataaaaattttaaaaaaatgtaattcccgACATTGGAAAATTccggatttgaataatttcagaatgataaaattcttggataataaaattttcgaagagattgtaatattatcgaattggaaaattggcattaaataaaattaataaaattattcagaaaaaaaattccgaacACTGTGAGATTCACGAATTGGAAAGTTTCCAAATAAGAACATTCCCGTAGCATAACAttcccaaacaaaaaaattccaaaaaaatgtaattcccgACATTGTAACATTCCCGAATTGGGAAATTTgtgaattgaataatttcagaataataaaattttcaaatattaatattcccgaataataaaattccagacactGAAATTTATGAATTGGAAAAATACTGAATGacattcccaaataatgaaattctctaataataaaattcctgaattgttgcattcctgaataataaaattccagaattctaacatttccgaataataaaattcccgaaactgtAAACTTCTCTCAttgaaaaatgcccaaataatatCATTTCCGTTGGATAGcattcccaaaaaatgaaattcccggtTTATagcattcccgaataataaaattatcgagaaacaaaattccagaattagaaaatttctaaataaaaccaTTCCCGTAGCATAACattcccaaacaataaaatttaaaaaaaaatgtaattcccgaattggaaaattccggaattgaataatttcagaatgataaaattcttggataataaaattttcgaagagattgtaatattatcgaattggaaaattggcattaaataaaattaataaaattattcagaaaaaaaattccgaacACTGTGAGAttcacgaattggaaaatttccaaataagaacATTCCCGTAGCATAACAttcccaaacaaaaaaattccaaaaaaatgtaattcccgACATTGTAACATTCCCGAATTGGAACATTTgtgaattgaataatttcagaataataaaatttccaaatattaatattcccgaataataaaattccaggcacTGTGAAATTTATGAATTGGAAAAATACTGAATGacattcccaaataatgaaattctctaataataaaattcctgaattgttgcattcctgaataataaaattccagaattctaacatttccgaataataaaattcccgaaactgtAAACTTCTCTCAttgaaaaatgcccaaataataacatttccgtAGGATAGcattcccaaaaaatgaaattcccggtTTATagcattcccgaataataaaattatcgagaaaaaaaattccgaacACTGTGAGAttcacgaattggaaaatttccaaataagaacATTCCCGTAGCATAACATTcccaaacaaaaaattccaaaaaaatggaattcccgacattgtaaaattcccgaattggaaaatttgtgaattgaataatttcagaataataaaatttccaaatattaatattcccgaataataaaattccagacactGTGAAATTTATGAATTGGAAAAATACTGAATGacattcccaaataatgaaattctctaataataaaattcctgaattgttgCATTCCTGAATAATAACATTCCAGAATTCTaacatttccgaataataaaattcccgaaactgtAAACTTCTCTCAttgaaaaatgcccaaataataacatttccgtAGGATAGcattcccaaaaaatgaaattcccggtTTATagcattcccgaataataaaattatcgagaaaaaaaattccgaacACTGTGAGAttcacgaattggaaaatttccaaataagaacATTCCCGTAGCATAACAttcccaaacaaaaaaattccaaaaaaatgtaattcccgACATTGTAacattcccgaattggaaaatttgtgaattgaataatttcagaataataaaatttccaaatattaatattcccgaataataaaattccagacactgtcaaatttctgaattggaaaaataCTGAATGatattcccaaataatgaaattctctaataataaaattcctgaattataacgTTCCGGAATTATAAtgttcctgaataataaaattctccaaaaaatgaatttccctaaTTATAAcgttcccaaataataaaattatcgaaaaataaatttcccaatactgtaaaattcccgaattataacatTTGCGAATAACAAAATGCCTGGTAAATAAAAGTTCTTACacttgaaaaattcctgaataataaaatttccgaagagtttataacattaccgaattggaaaatttccataTTATCaatttaccgaaaaataaaatatctgaataataaatttcacgAGTTAATATTTTCCGAATTATAACATTTCTGACtgtaaattttcgaattataaaaaattattgaaaaaatcaccGAATTTAAGCAATTGAACttgttttcataaatattatttatttattaaaaatacaataagtttaaagtttctaaaattattgtttgaattcaaagtaacaataattgaaaaaacctTCATTTAGAGACgtattcatttttttccatttttattatttcaaattcaaatcaataaattatatttgtactaaaattttaattgtttaatttagggaattttgttattctgaAATCTTACtgtgtcgtgaattttatttttcgggatattttcaGTCGcacatgaaaaattttattttaaatcaaggaaaactatttttttttctatttagataatcaccatattttttttaacgaagcgGCTATAAACAATAGGGCGAAAGGATTTATATTTCAGGCTACAACATTGGAAGGTAATAATAGAATTGCTTGGTTGTTGAAAGCCATCACTTTTATTGATTTAACAACATTGGGAGGCGACGACACAGAAACTAACGTTAAAGCTCTTTGTTATAAGGtactatcttaattttttttaataaataaaataccattaaattatataaaaatttagataaaaaatagattttccatttatttagaaatttgtttcattcaaaattaatttgatattgaattaaaaataaacttttaaagtaacttttgtttaaatttatagcaaagatttacagttttttaaaattgtattttattattttattgaaattttgttgttaaaaatgcatctcttgggtttaaagttaaatttcttatctaaaaatttaactatttatttttttaatgaaaaatcatcattcatagatgataattaaaaaattgcagaatagcagttttatgtaaaattcatgttAAGGACGGTATGTAaccaaatttaatcttctttttttatgtgaaaagtttttaagtatttttcaaataattttcaatttcctgaacaattattattcttaaaaaaaaactggtttcCCAATAAATTCTGAAAAGTTAATTTCGTTCAGGATGAATCACACAGtcgatgaatgaaaaaaattatattttttggtttacatattgtgaaattgtttaaacaatttcgatttgTATCATTTTTTGAACCAAATCGTGAAAAAGTAATATATCCTGGatttaatgacacaattaacgaatcttacgagtaattttttttcttataatatttggaaattgtttaaacaatttatattattattttctagaattaacgATTCAGTTGATGAATGTTGCAAgctatatttgtatttaaaagacagtttcaaattgtttatacaGGTAAAAACATCAGctcgcttttattattattatttttttaatttctaggcaGTAAATCCAATTTCTCTGGCTTTTGATTTTGAGAAAATTCGCACAGCAGCGGTTTGTGTTTATCCAGCAAGAGTTGAAGATGCAGTTTCTGCTTTAGCAGAATTTAATGGCCAAGATGTCGAGGTGGCTAGTggtaataaattgtaatttttatattttaataataggatttttaataattatttacaccaATTGATTAATAAACAAGTGTGACATTTTGTAACCATTTTGTGATAATTGTATGTCTGTTACATAAATGTTACGTAATTGTTTTGTAAATGTTGCATAAATAGTGAAAATTATGTAATACTTTGGCAACAATTATGCAAAATTCGTATAACAATTATGTAACATTGACGTAAGAATTATGTGATATTTTGTCAACAATGATGTAACATTTAGGTTACATTTATGTAACAGTTATGTAgcatttgtgtaaaaattatatGACATTGAGGTAAGATTTATGCAGAATTGATGTANNNNNNNNNNNNNNNNNNNNNNNNNNNNNNNNNNNNNNNNNNNNNNNNNNNNNNNNNNNNNNNNNNNNNNNNNNNNNNNNNNNNNNNNNNNNNNNNNNNNAATCatcctttttaattcaaaattcaactttttggttctgaattcatgaatgttgttaatttttttttgtataaattaaattttttttggtagtaaattaatctttttggtgaaaattttaacaactaCGTTTTAAagataaatcttaatttaaaatttttaaaaatgattctttctttcttaaaagttcaaatttttggttgagaattccaaaattttgttaaaaattcgtttttttatataaattaaatcttttttgacagtaaaataatctttttgtttaacattttaacaactagtttttaaagataaactttcttaaaaataaaaaaaaaagttctttctttcttactaatttaagtttttagttgagaattatttaattttattcatcatTGGTCTtttatttggtaataaattattcttttttcaaaaattcttcctttttagttgaaaattttactttttggttcagaattattgaactctgttgaaaattcgactttttggtggtaaattaatctttttatttgaagaatcatcctttttaataaaaaattcaactttttgattcagaattcctgaatttgttaaaaattaattttttgtataaattaaatcttttttggtactaaattaatctttttgattaaaattttaacaactattttttaaagataaactttctcaaaaattaaaaaaaaaattctttcttactaattcaactttttggtttagaattcttgaagtttattccaaatttctttctcctttggtattaaattaatctctttgtttaaaatttttttcttttttagttgaaaattcaactttttggt includes:
- the LOC117171472 gene encoding deoxyribose-phosphate aldolase-like, which gives rise to MKEEFGTLAISMDNHHIFFNEAAINNRAKGFIFQATTLEGNNRIAWLLKAITFIDLTTLGGDDTETNVKALCYKAVNPISLAFDFEKIRTAAVCVYPARVEDAVSALAEFNGQDVEVASGNKL